One Cynocephalus volans isolate mCynVol1 chromosome 5, mCynVol1.pri, whole genome shotgun sequence DNA window includes the following coding sequences:
- the PGK2 gene encoding phosphoglycerate kinase 2, which yields MSLSKKLTLDKLSVNGKRVLMRVDFNVPMKKNQITNNQRIKASLPSIKYCLDNGARSVVLMSHLGRPDGVPMPDKYSLEPVASELKSLLGKDVLFLKDCVGSEVEKACANPAIGSVILLENLRFHVEEEGKGQDPSGNKLKAEPDKIEAFRASLSKLGDVYVNDAFGTAHRAHSSMVGVNLPLKASGFLMKKELDYFARALEKPERPFLAILGGAKVADKIQLIKNMLDKVNEMIIGGGMAFSFLKVLNNMEIGASLFDEEGAKIVRDIMDKADKNGVKITFPVDFVTADKFDENAKVGQATVASGIPAGWMALDCGPESNKKYAQIVAQAKLIVWNGPLGVFEWDAFAKGTKALMDEIVKATSKGCITIIGGGDTATCCAKWNTEDKVSHVSTGGGASLELLEGKILPGVDALSNS from the coding sequence ATGTCCCTTTCTAAGAAATTGACTTTAGACAAACTGAGTGTTAACGGGAAGCGAGTCCTCATGAGAGTAGACTTTAATGTTCCCATGAAGAAGAACCAGATTACAAACAACCAGAGAATCAAGGCTTCCCTCCCAAGCATCAAGTACTGTCTAGATAACGGAGCCAGGTCAGTAGTTCTCATGAGCCACCTAGGCCGGCCTGATGGTGTTCCCATGCCTGACAAATATTCATTAGAGCCTGTTGCGTCTGAGCTCAAATCCTTGCTGGGCAAAGATGTTCTGTTCCTGAAGGACTGTGTAGGCTCAGAAGTGGAGAAAGCCTGTGCCAACCCAGCTATTGGTTCAGTCATCCTGCTGGAGAACCTGCGCTTTCAtgtggaggaagaagggaagggccAAGATCCTTCTGGAAATAAACTTAAAGCTGAGCCAGATAAAATAGAAGCCTTCCGAGCATCACTCTCCAAGCTAGGGGATGTCTATGTCAATGACGCTTTTGGCACAGCACACCGGGCTCACAGTTCTATGGTGGGAGTGAATCTGCCCCTGAAGGCATCTGGATTCCTGATGAAGAAGGAACTGGATTACTTTGCCAGAGCCTTGGAAAAGCCAGAAAGACCCTTTCTGGCTATACTTGGTGGAGCTAAAGTGGCAGACAAGATCCAACTCATCAAAAATATGCTGGACAAGGTCAATGAGATGATCATTGGTGGTGGAATGGCTTTTAGCTTCCTTAAGGTACTCAACAACATGGAGATTGGTGCTTCCCTGTTTGATGAAGAGGGAGCCAAAATTGTCAGAGATATCATGGACAAAGCAGATAAGAATGGTGTAAAGATTACCTTTCCTGTTGATTTTGTTACTGCTGACAAGTTTGACGAGAATGCTAAGGTTGGACAAGCCACTGTAGCATCTGGCATACCTGCTGGATGGATGGCTTTGGACTGTGGTCCTGAGAGCAACAAGAAATATGCTCAAATTGTGGCTCAAGCAAAGCTAATTGTTTGGAATGGACCTTTAGGAGTATTTGAATGGGACGCCTTTGCTAAGGGAACCAAAGCCCTCATGGATGAAATTGTGAAAGCTACTTCCAAGGGCTGCATCACCATTATAGGGGGTGGAGACACAGCTACATGCTGTGCCAAGTGGAACACAGAAGATAAAGTCAGCCATGTGAGCACTGGAGGTGGTGCCAGTCTAGAACTTCTGGAAGGTAAAATTCTTCCTGGAGTAGATGCCCTCAGCAACTCGTAG